The Longimicrobium terrae genome has a segment encoding these proteins:
- a CDS encoding N-6 DNA methylase: MPFPPTNFSSPDEVAADPLVMEAVRRGFITIKPRRVTYSLASERQYEWTDPEEWVRCFSIAFLVLVKEYPTHRIKTEVSVPRRTPNDWADIVVYADDACRIPYLVVENKRSDVSASDRTQAIEQLFGNANSLRAPFGLYDDGGESIFFDVGNFPSTERIANERGDRDNLAAQYGAQPEFAHWVGRAGDITAEPRAVVERKIRYAHSRIWAGGKRDPLKAFDEWSKLLFAKVHDERWTPQDGPRRFQVGTDETSAAVANRVHRLFDRAKGEDPSIFDENVKIELPDRKIVEVVKALQKISFVDTTVDNIGAAFEDFFGSVFRGELGQYFTMRQIARFAVAVLEISPDDYVLDPTAGSGGFLLEVLLQVWHNIDNTYPAGRRERLRNDFALSHVFGIEIHDILARICKINLLLHHDGHTNIEGDRSCLDAVFTKARLNPPREQFTRIVGNPPFGDEVVQGDEDQLGSNTLESFSVAHGRDSIASEHAILERCVELLTPGGRLGLVLPDGVFNNQGETSNCPRMRRYLASSGVIEAIVSLPDHAFRRAGAQNKTSLLFFRKFTEQESARFRRAHSEQLEATGETDIAIRAGLNALGYSVFLAEATHIGYTTTGSPSNRNDLYKGSSGGRLDDAQPDTILGEYRRFRQNPGTYPGRTSPDCMAINAAEMWSAHPSRRLDPKYFLFKREERGVTPEGWHRSPLRDVMRRRETVVSPEDNPEERVQVMTISQTGEIRPREAGKGKNPPEWLGMYFAEGSSTWYAAREGDVVFSSIDLWKGCISVVPPEFDEALVTKEFPIYEVTDKRLDPGFLWCLLRSRYYQRAFRAITTGHSNRRRTQKEDFESLEIVFPEDPQIQRALVREIFNARQGQRDAGDHLRRAMMNFSDAIDGRFGEELPEPELAGSEEQD, encoded by the coding sequence ATGCCCTTCCCACCCACTAACTTCTCCTCTCCCGATGAGGTTGCTGCGGATCCACTGGTGATGGAGGCTGTTCGACGAGGCTTCATCACGATCAAGCCAAGACGCGTGACCTACTCGCTCGCTAGCGAGCGCCAGTATGAGTGGACTGATCCGGAAGAGTGGGTACGTTGCTTCTCGATTGCGTTTCTGGTGTTGGTGAAAGAATATCCCACACACCGGATCAAGACCGAAGTGTCGGTCCCTCGTCGTACTCCGAACGACTGGGCGGACATCGTCGTGTACGCCGACGACGCGTGCCGCATACCGTACCTAGTTGTGGAAAACAAGCGGAGTGACGTCAGCGCCTCGGATCGAACACAGGCGATTGAGCAGCTATTTGGCAATGCGAATTCGCTTCGCGCACCATTCGGGCTCTACGATGACGGAGGGGAATCGATTTTCTTTGATGTGGGCAACTTCCCGTCGACCGAGCGGATTGCGAACGAGCGGGGAGACCGGGACAACTTGGCGGCTCAGTACGGAGCCCAGCCAGAGTTCGCTCACTGGGTTGGGCGGGCTGGAGACATCACAGCCGAACCAAGAGCCGTGGTGGAGAGAAAAATCCGCTACGCGCACTCGCGTATCTGGGCCGGAGGCAAACGGGATCCTCTCAAAGCTTTTGACGAGTGGAGCAAGCTTCTGTTCGCAAAGGTTCACGACGAGCGATGGACCCCGCAGGACGGGCCGCGACGATTTCAGGTCGGAACAGACGAAACCAGTGCAGCTGTCGCGAATCGTGTGCACAGGCTCTTCGATCGAGCCAAGGGTGAAGATCCCAGCATTTTCGACGAGAACGTCAAGATCGAACTCCCCGATCGAAAGATCGTCGAGGTAGTTAAAGCGCTTCAGAAGATCTCCTTCGTGGATACCACCGTCGACAACATCGGTGCTGCCTTCGAAGATTTCTTCGGATCCGTGTTCCGCGGAGAACTGGGGCAGTACTTCACGATGCGTCAGATCGCCAGGTTCGCAGTAGCGGTCCTGGAAATCAGCCCAGATGATTACGTTCTGGATCCGACGGCCGGCAGTGGTGGCTTTTTGCTCGAAGTGCTTCTTCAGGTGTGGCACAACATCGACAACACCTATCCTGCAGGACGAAGGGAGCGGCTTAGGAACGACTTTGCCCTCAGCCACGTTTTCGGAATCGAGATCCACGACATCCTCGCGAGGATTTGCAAGATCAACCTCCTCCTCCACCACGACGGCCACACAAACATCGAGGGTGACCGCAGCTGCCTGGACGCAGTGTTTACCAAGGCACGACTGAACCCTCCGCGGGAACAGTTTACGCGAATCGTGGGCAACCCTCCTTTTGGCGACGAGGTGGTGCAGGGCGATGAAGATCAACTTGGTTCGAACACTCTCGAATCGTTCTCCGTAGCTCACGGGCGTGACAGCATTGCATCTGAGCACGCGATTCTCGAACGGTGTGTCGAACTGCTCACGCCGGGAGGCCGACTTGGGTTGGTTCTTCCTGATGGAGTGTTCAACAATCAGGGGGAAACGTCGAACTGTCCACGAATGCGGCGGTATCTGGCCAGCAGCGGCGTGATCGAGGCGATTGTATCGCTGCCCGACCATGCGTTTCGACGCGCCGGAGCACAGAACAAGACCTCCCTCCTGTTCTTCCGGAAATTCACGGAACAAGAGTCCGCCCGGTTTCGCCGTGCGCACTCCGAGCAGTTGGAAGCAACCGGTGAGACAGACATCGCTATACGCGCCGGATTGAATGCGCTCGGCTACTCCGTTTTTTTGGCAGAAGCAACCCACATTGGGTACACCACGACAGGATCACCGAGCAACCGCAACGACCTTTACAAGGGCAGTTCTGGCGGGCGCTTAGACGACGCGCAACCAGATACCATCCTGGGCGAGTATAGAAGGTTCCGCCAGAATCCTGGGACCTATCCCGGCCGGACTTCTCCGGACTGCATGGCGATCAATGCGGCGGAAATGTGGAGCGCTCACCCAAGCCGCCGGCTGGACCCGAAGTACTTCTTGTTCAAGCGAGAAGAGCGCGGGGTAACTCCAGAAGGCTGGCATCGCTCCCCTTTGCGGGACGTAATGCGCAGGCGAGAAACCGTCGTTTCGCCGGAAGACAACCCGGAGGAGCGCGTTCAGGTCATGACGATCTCGCAAACCGGCGAGATTCGACCGCGAGAGGCAGGCAAAGGAAAGAACCCTCCCGAATGGCTGGGTATGTACTTCGCGGAAGGATCGTCCACCTGGTATGCTGCGCGAGAAGGGGACGTCGTGTTCTCCTCAATCGACTTGTGGAAAGGATGCATCTCAGTGGTGCCTCCTGAATTCGACGAAGCACTCGTCACCAAGGAATTCCCCATCTACGAAGTTACTGATAAGAGGTTGGATCCGGGTTTTCTCTGGTGCCTTCTTCGCAGCCGATACTACCAGCGGGCGTTCCGGGCCATCACGACGGGGCACAGCAACAGGCGCCGTACCCAGAAAGAGGACTTTGAGTCGCTGGAAATCGTATTTCCCGAAGATCCTCAGATACAGCGGGCGCTCGTGCGAGAGATTTTCAACGCTCGCCAAGGGCAACGTGATGCTGGAGACCACCTCAGGCGCGCCATGATGAACTTCAGCGACGCGATCGACGGAAGGTTCGGGGAGGAACTCCCCGAACCGGAACTCGCCGGCTCGGAGGAGCAGGACTGA
- the ychF gene encoding redox-regulated ATPase YchF: MLKLGIVGLPNVGKSTLFNALTSAGADAANYPFCTVEPNVGMVEVPDPRVDLLAEKVQPQRVQRATVQFVDIAGLVEGASEGEGLGNQFLANIRDTDAVVHVVRCFDDDDVVHVMGGVDPARDREIINLELALSDLGVVEKRLEKAKKSARGNDRDALAELGLLERLNTALGEGKPARVVEANDEEQKILRSYNLLTSKPVLYLANVAESDLPEGDNAHVRALRAAVESSGERADIVPISSKIESELAELPAEERTEFLSSLGLTEPGLHTLIRAGYKLLGLQVYFTAGEKEVRAWEIPVGAKGPEAAGVIHSDFERGFIRAETVGWEDFVKTGSVKAAKEQGLMRSEGKEYVVKDGDILLFRFNV, encoded by the coding sequence ATGCTGAAGCTCGGAATCGTGGGGCTGCCCAACGTGGGCAAGTCCACGCTGTTCAACGCGCTCACCTCCGCGGGCGCCGACGCCGCCAACTACCCGTTCTGCACCGTTGAGCCGAACGTGGGGATGGTGGAAGTCCCCGATCCCCGCGTGGACCTGCTCGCGGAAAAGGTGCAGCCGCAGCGCGTTCAGCGCGCGACGGTGCAGTTCGTCGACATCGCCGGGCTGGTGGAAGGCGCGTCGGAGGGCGAGGGGCTGGGCAACCAGTTCCTGGCCAACATCCGCGACACCGACGCTGTGGTGCACGTGGTCCGCTGCTTTGACGACGACGACGTGGTGCACGTGATGGGCGGCGTGGACCCGGCCCGCGACCGCGAGATCATCAACCTGGAACTGGCGCTCTCCGACCTGGGCGTGGTGGAGAAGCGGCTGGAAAAGGCCAAGAAGTCCGCCCGCGGCAACGACCGCGACGCGCTGGCCGAACTGGGCCTGCTGGAGCGGCTGAACACGGCGCTGGGTGAGGGTAAGCCGGCCCGCGTGGTGGAGGCCAACGACGAGGAGCAGAAGATCCTGCGCTCGTACAACCTGCTCACCAGCAAGCCGGTGCTGTACCTGGCCAATGTGGCCGAATCGGACCTGCCGGAGGGCGACAACGCCCACGTGCGCGCCCTGCGCGCCGCGGTGGAATCCAGCGGTGAGCGCGCCGACATCGTCCCCATCAGCAGCAAGATCGAAAGCGAACTGGCCGAGCTTCCCGCGGAGGAGCGCACCGAGTTCCTGTCGTCGCTGGGGCTGACGGAACCGGGGCTGCACACGCTGATCCGCGCCGGCTACAAGCTGCTGGGCCTGCAGGTGTACTTCACTGCGGGCGAAAAGGAAGTCCGCGCGTGGGAAATCCCGGTCGGTGCCAAGGGCCCCGAGGCTGCCGGCGTCATCCACTCGGACTTTGAGCGCGGCTTCATCCGTGCGGAGACGGTGGGCTGGGAAGACTTCGTAAAGACCGGCAGCGTCAAGGCGGCCAAGGAACAGGGGCTGATGCGCTCCGAAGGCAAGGAGTACGTCGTCAAGGACGGTGACATCCTCCTGTTCCGCTTCAACGTCTGA
- a CDS encoding ATP-binding protein: MILDTSRALQVQALLEQQRTAEPVSHDTGASGDEQTSALLARATVLVVDDEPANVRMLTRMLSRSGCATVLSATDAVEGLRLYRERMPDLMLLDLRMPEMDGAEVLNAVRDLRAERALHPVLMLTGDDSAVARQRALLGGASDFITKPFDLSEVLLRIRNLLEIRFLYQQQREQNASLERAVAARTAELQIDIARREAVQRELEGSEARYRHLVENASDMIFETDASGRIRYVNQIAADHLGLPVDELRGLPYLLFVRPDAHAALRRFYLRQKRQRNALSYNEFPAVGPDGTERWIGLSVRMSFDRQGISSVQAIARDVTERHELERLKDEFIAVASHELRSPLTSIRAALSLLDGGLLESRPERAKETIALASRNAERLMRLVNEMLDLERLESGSEVLDRMPYELAEVMGQAAETVAAAAEAADVLLIVRPTTLTACIDPDRMLRVLVNLLSNAVKFSPRGGCVWVAAEKGPQGGVVLSVRDQGRGIPAGQLKSVFGRFRQVRASDSRDKGGTGLGLAICKSIVEQHGGEIWAESREGEGSTFRIRLPR, encoded by the coding sequence ATGATTCTCGATACAAGCCGCGCACTTCAGGTTCAGGCACTGCTCGAGCAGCAGCGCACGGCCGAACCTGTTTCGCACGATACCGGCGCCAGCGGCGACGAGCAGACCAGCGCGCTGCTGGCCCGCGCCACGGTGCTCGTGGTGGACGACGAGCCGGCCAACGTGCGCATGCTCACCCGCATGCTGTCGCGTTCCGGGTGCGCCACGGTGCTCAGCGCCACCGACGCCGTGGAAGGACTGCGCCTGTACCGCGAGCGCATGCCGGACCTGATGCTGCTGGACCTGCGCATGCCGGAAATGGACGGCGCCGAGGTGCTGAACGCCGTGCGCGACCTGCGCGCCGAGCGGGCGCTGCACCCCGTACTGATGCTGACGGGAGACGACAGCGCGGTGGCGCGGCAGCGGGCGCTGCTGGGCGGCGCGAGCGACTTCATCACCAAGCCGTTCGATCTGTCCGAGGTGCTGCTGCGCATTCGCAACCTGCTGGAAATCCGCTTTCTCTATCAGCAGCAGCGCGAGCAGAACGCGTCGCTGGAGCGCGCCGTGGCCGCTCGCACCGCGGAGCTGCAGATCGACATCGCGCGGCGCGAGGCGGTGCAGCGCGAGCTGGAGGGAAGCGAGGCGCGGTACCGGCACCTGGTGGAAAACGCCAGCGACATGATCTTTGAGACGGATGCGTCGGGCCGCATCCGCTACGTCAACCAGATCGCCGCCGACCACCTGGGGCTTCCGGTGGATGAACTGCGCGGGCTGCCGTACCTGCTGTTCGTGCGGCCGGACGCACACGCGGCGCTGCGCCGCTTCTACCTGCGGCAGAAGCGCCAGCGCAACGCGCTGTCGTACAACGAGTTCCCGGCTGTCGGGCCGGACGGGACGGAGCGGTGGATCGGGCTGAGCGTGCGCATGAGCTTTGACCGGCAGGGGATTTCGTCGGTGCAGGCCATTGCCCGCGACGTCACCGAGCGGCACGAACTGGAGCGGCTCAAGGACGAGTTCATCGCCGTGGCCAGCCACGAGCTGCGCAGCCCGCTGACCTCCATCCGCGCCGCGCTGTCGCTGCTGGATGGCGGGCTGCTGGAAAGCCGGCCGGAGCGCGCCAAGGAGACCATCGCCTTGGCCAGCCGCAACGCCGAGCGCCTGATGCGCCTGGTGAACGAGATGCTGGACCTGGAGCGGCTGGAGTCCGGCAGCGAGGTGCTGGACCGCATGCCGTACGAGCTGGCCGAGGTGATGGGGCAGGCGGCGGAAACCGTCGCCGCCGCCGCCGAAGCGGCCGATGTGCTGCTGATCGTGCGGCCCACGACGCTTACGGCGTGCATCGATCCGGACCGCATGCTGCGGGTGCTGGTGAACCTGCTGAGCAACGCGGTCAAGTTTTCGCCGCGCGGCGGGTGCGTGTGGGTGGCGGCGGAAAAGGGGCCGCAGGGCGGCGTCGTTCTTTCCGTGCGCGACCAGGGGCGGGGGATTCCCGCGGGGCAGCTGAAGTCGGTGTTCGGCCGGTTCCGGCAGGTGCGCGCGTCGGATTCGCGCGACAAGGGCGGTACGGGGCTGGGGCTGGCCATCTGCAAGAGCATCGTGGAGCAGCACGGGGGCGAGATCTGGGCGGAGAGCCGCGAGGGCGAAGGCAGCACATTCCGCATCCGCCTGCCGCGGTGA
- a CDS encoding bi-domain-containing oxidoreductase, whose translation MKQLLQQLNTGETRLVDVPVPRAGGNSLVVETRATLVSAGTERMLVEFGRANLLDKARSQPDKVKQVLDKVRTDGLGPTMEAVRAKLDAPIPLGYCHAGVVVEAGPAAGRFRAGDRVVTNGNHAEYVRVPHTLAALIPDNVSDEAAAFTPLAAIGLQGIRLAAPTLGETVVVYGLGLIGLLTVQLLRANGCRVIGIDRDAGRLELARKYGAIALDGSAGSVADAVLAQTGGVGADAVLLTLASDSDDPVHQSALMARKRGRLVLVGVTGLNLRRDDFFKKELSFAVSCSYGPGRYDPAYEEGGQDYPLPYVRWTEQRNFEAVLQLMEDGAVDPLSLVTHRFAFDRAPEAYEVISGSAPSLGVVLTYPDRGGVLPQPSSRSLSAPFVTAGVASRGVIGMIGAGNFALRTLLPALQSTGARMHTIASSGGTSGAVTGEKFGFERVTTDVDALLATPEIDTVFVLTRHDSHAGLAERALAAGKHVFVEKPLALHEEELDRLAGAVESSGRLLTVGFNRRFAPLAGEVRGMLRGRAGPVSIVATVNAGAIPRDHWTQDPQAGGGRITGEGCHFIDLCRYLAGSPIVGVHAVPARDATGRAIDDIAHISLSFADGSTAVVHYLSNGARSYPKERIECFWDGRTVAIDNWRRLHRFGVAGPWWERAKTMDKGHAAEVRLFMDAVRAGGPPPIPMDELWDVSRWSIRAGRMARDAG comes from the coding sequence ATGAAGCAGTTGCTGCAGCAGTTGAACACCGGCGAAACGCGCCTGGTAGACGTGCCGGTTCCGCGCGCCGGGGGCAACTCCCTGGTGGTGGAAACCCGCGCCACCCTGGTCAGCGCCGGCACGGAACGCATGCTGGTGGAGTTTGGCCGCGCCAACCTGCTGGACAAGGCGCGCAGCCAGCCCGACAAGGTGAAGCAGGTGCTGGACAAGGTGCGCACCGACGGCCTGGGCCCCACGATGGAGGCCGTGCGCGCCAAGCTGGACGCCCCCATTCCGCTGGGCTACTGCCACGCCGGCGTGGTGGTGGAGGCGGGCCCCGCCGCCGGGCGCTTTCGCGCGGGCGACCGCGTGGTCACCAACGGCAACCACGCCGAGTACGTCCGCGTTCCGCACACGCTCGCGGCGCTGATCCCCGACAACGTGTCGGACGAGGCGGCCGCGTTCACCCCGCTGGCCGCCATCGGCTTGCAGGGCATCCGGCTGGCCGCGCCCACGCTGGGCGAAACGGTGGTCGTGTACGGGCTGGGGCTCATCGGCCTGCTGACGGTGCAGCTGCTGCGCGCCAACGGCTGCCGCGTGATCGGCATCGACCGTGACGCGGGGCGGCTGGAGCTGGCGCGAAAGTACGGCGCCATCGCGCTGGACGGTTCCGCGGGCTCCGTGGCGGACGCGGTGCTGGCGCAGACCGGCGGCGTGGGCGCCGACGCGGTGCTGCTGACGCTGGCGTCGGACTCCGACGATCCCGTCCATCAGTCCGCGCTCATGGCCCGCAAGCGCGGCCGGCTGGTGCTGGTGGGCGTCACCGGCCTCAACCTGCGCCGCGACGATTTCTTCAAGAAGGAACTGTCGTTCGCGGTGTCGTGCAGCTACGGCCCGGGGCGCTACGATCCGGCGTACGAAGAGGGCGGGCAGGATTATCCGCTGCCGTACGTGCGCTGGACCGAGCAGCGCAACTTTGAGGCGGTGCTTCAGCTGATGGAAGACGGTGCGGTGGATCCGCTCTCGCTCGTCACGCACCGCTTTGCGTTCGACCGCGCGCCCGAGGCGTACGAGGTGATCTCCGGCTCGGCGCCCAGCCTGGGCGTCGTCCTCACCTATCCCGACCGCGGCGGCGTGCTTCCGCAGCCCTCGTCGCGCAGCCTCTCCGCGCCGTTCGTCACCGCGGGCGTGGCCTCGCGTGGCGTGATCGGGATGATCGGCGCGGGCAATTTCGCGCTGCGCACGCTGCTTCCCGCGTTGCAGTCCACCGGGGCGAGAATGCACACCATCGCGTCCAGTGGCGGAACCAGCGGCGCGGTCACGGGGGAAAAGTTCGGCTTCGAGCGGGTGACCACGGACGTGGACGCGCTGCTGGCGACGCCGGAAATCGACACGGTCTTCGTGCTCACGCGGCACGACAGCCACGCCGGGCTGGCGGAGCGCGCGCTGGCGGCGGGCAAGCACGTCTTTGTGGAAAAGCCGCTGGCGCTGCACGAGGAGGAGCTGGACCGGCTGGCCGGCGCGGTGGAATCGTCCGGGCGGCTGCTGACGGTGGGCTTCAACCGCCGTTTTGCGCCGCTGGCGGGCGAAGTGCGCGGAATGCTGCGCGGGCGCGCGGGGCCGGTGTCCATCGTGGCGACGGTGAACGCGGGCGCCATCCCCCGCGACCACTGGACGCAGGACCCGCAGGCGGGCGGCGGGCGCATCACCGGCGAGGGGTGCCACTTCATCGACCTGTGCCGCTACCTGGCCGGCTCGCCCATCGTGGGAGTGCACGCGGTTCCGGCGCGCGACGCCACCGGCCGCGCGATCGACGATATCGCGCACATCTCCCTTTCCTTTGCCGACGGCTCCACGGCGGTGGTGCACTACCTGTCCAACGGCGCGCGCAGCTATCCCAAGGAGCGCATCGAGTGCTTCTGGGACGGGCGCACGGTGGCGATCGACAACTGGCGCCGGCTGCACCGCTTCGGGGTGGCGGGGCCGTGGTGGGAGCGCGCGAAGACGATGGACAAGGGGCACGCGGCCGAGGTGCGGCTGTTCATGGATGCGGTGCGCGCGGGCGGGCCGCCGCCGATTCCGATGGATGAACTGTGGGACGTGTCGCGCTGGTCCATCCGCGCCGGCCGCATGGCGCGCGACGCCGGCTGA